One segment of Vagococcus martis DNA contains the following:
- a CDS encoding DEAD/DEAH box helicase — translation MKFSELQLEKSLLQAIENIGFEEATPVQSATIPLALEGKDVIGQAQTGTGKTAAFGLPMLNKIDPNRPELQGLVIAPTRELAIQTQEELYRLGKEKKVKVQSVYGGADIGRQIRALKNKPHIVVGTPGRLLDHINRRTLKLDTVETLVLDEADEMLNMGFLDDIEAIISKVPAERQTLLFSATMPDSIKRIGVKFMQDPEHVRIKAKEMTANLIDQYYVRCKEFEKFDVMTRLFDVQSPELTIVFGRTKRRVDELARGLEMRGYKAEGIHGDLPQHKRMSILKAFKNGELDILVATDVAARGLDISGVSHVYNYDIPQDPESYVHRIGRTGRAGKEGMSVTFVTPNEMGYLHVIEDLTKKRMTPLRPPSKKEAVEGQIGAAITEIKDLLAANGLEKYQLAASDLLEEYTAEDLAALLIKQISKDDAAEVPVKITPERPLPNRRGNNKNGGRGKGGNYNRRNNNKGGGRGKDQYNKKKRYNNSDAPKKNNNNKSNNKPSQKKDGGRGFVIRSNDK, via the coding sequence TTGAAATTTAGTGAATTACAGTTAGAAAAAAGCTTATTACAAGCAATCGAAAATATTGGGTTTGAAGAAGCAACACCCGTACAAAGTGCGACAATTCCATTAGCGTTGGAAGGAAAAGACGTTATTGGTCAAGCACAGACAGGTACTGGTAAAACAGCCGCTTTTGGGTTACCGATGTTAAATAAAATTGACCCTAATAGACCTGAGTTACAAGGATTAGTTATTGCACCAACACGTGAATTAGCTATTCAAACACAAGAAGAGTTATACCGTTTAGGTAAAGAGAAAAAAGTTAAAGTTCAATCAGTTTATGGTGGAGCAGATATTGGTCGACAAATTCGTGCGTTAAAAAACAAACCACATATTGTTGTGGGAACTCCTGGCCGTTTATTAGACCATATTAACCGTCGTACGTTGAAACTAGATACAGTGGAAACACTTGTATTAGATGAAGCTGATGAAATGTTAAATATGGGATTCTTAGATGATATCGAAGCCATCATCTCAAAAGTTCCAGCAGAACGCCAAACATTATTATTCTCAGCAACAATGCCAGATTCAATCAAACGTATTGGGGTTAAATTCATGCAAGACCCTGAGCATGTTCGTATCAAAGCAAAAGAAATGACAGCTAACCTAATTGATCAATATTACGTTCGTTGTAAAGAATTTGAAAAATTTGATGTCATGACACGTTTATTTGATGTTCAGTCGCCTGAGTTGACAATTGTTTTTGGTCGTACAAAACGCCGTGTAGACGAATTAGCTCGTGGACTTGAAATGCGTGGTTACAAAGCAGAAGGTATCCATGGAGACTTACCACAGCACAAACGTATGAGTATTTTAAAAGCCTTTAAAAATGGCGAATTAGATATCTTAGTTGCAACAGACGTGGCAGCTCGTGGATTAGATATTTCTGGTGTGAGTCATGTTTACAACTATGATATTCCACAAGATCCAGAAAGTTATGTTCACCGTATTGGTCGTACAGGTCGTGCTGGTAAAGAAGGTATGTCAGTAACATTTGTTACACCGAATGAAATGGGTTATCTACATGTCATTGAAGACTTAACGAAAAAACGTATGACACCACTTCGTCCACCTTCTAAAAAAGAAGCAGTAGAAGGACAAATTGGTGCAGCGATTACTGAAATTAAAGATTTATTAGCAGCTAATGGCTTAGAAAAATATCAATTAGCAGCAAGTGATTTACTAGAAGAATACACTGCAGAAGACTTAGCGGCATTATTAATTAAACAAATTTCTAAAGATGATGCAGCAGAAGTTCCTGTAAAAATCACACCAGAACGCCCATTACCAAACCGTCGTGGTAACAATAAAAATGGTGGCCGTGGTAAAGGTGGTAACTATAACCGTCGTAACAATAATAAAGGTGGCGGACGCGGAAAAGATCAATATAACAAGAAAAAACGTTATAACAATTCTGATGCACCTAAAAAAAATAATAACAACAAATCAAACAACAAACCATCACAGAAAAAAGATGGTGGCCGTGGATTTGTTATCCGTAGTAACGATAAATAA
- the acpS gene encoding holo-ACP synthase, producing the protein MIIGIGIDAVELHRIEKIIEHNPKFIRRVLTNKEIEVFNGLKTKRQIEFLGGRFACKEAFSKAYGTGIGKVGFQDIEVLSDKTGKPVVYQSIFEGCVHVSITHTDKEAFAQIILEE; encoded by the coding sequence ATGATTATAGGAATTGGTATAGATGCAGTTGAATTGCATCGGATTGAGAAGATTATCGAACATAACCCTAAATTTATTAGGCGTGTTTTGACTAATAAAGAGATTGAAGTATTTAATGGATTAAAGACAAAACGTCAAATAGAGTTTTTAGGTGGAAGATTTGCCTGTAAAGAAGCCTTTTCAAAAGCTTACGGAACGGGTATTGGAAAAGTAGGATTTCAAGATATCGAAGTATTATCAGATAAAACAGGCAAGCCAGTGGTTTATCAATCGATTTTTGAGGGATGTGTTCACGTATCCATAACTCATACAGATAAGGAAGCATTTGCCCAAATTATTTTAGAAGAATAA
- a CDS encoding patatin-like phospholipase family protein gives MIKEWLLSDLYNLNRYNLKEWLPFKNSHQKAFEDVYRNTIALNDNHLLVGWYKGTQLLAMCDGEVCEKTFFVKNILSVSQAFGFKECLMMLEKIVKSRRLTTIYLPDFSDVSLAKERLLRLGFVKQSSPKEGYYYTVTYHTGIVLGGGGARGSYQVGAWHALKEMGIKYDLVSGTSVGALNGAFMVQGNLEDAEEMWRNIATKKILNLSLDETEHKTREKLIKGVKVLTSSALKENGVDSTPLYHMIETMVDEEKMFDPNKKPIEFYFIATLAPKMEEVVVSLSDIQKEELSKWLLATSSFYPAMKACEINGQYYIDGGYRNNIPKDVLVKHGATELIVIDVKGPGFIKPTRVPRDVTETLVSSKWGLGAVLLFDKERAVWNMQQGYLDTMKAFHVYEGTWYAIKSTTYKKEIITLTKHFLAYLKTSKDVKKLGKKISVQWIMQHHIQPEVFGVFLLEETAKMFLVDPSKVYSLQELEQELVKSFDEKKELVDENMLISLGEWMIDYVKQTVPFSEKTVLEYAYHLIDEKSDIVERLFEVSWRQVLQAMFIRFLKERNK, from the coding sequence ATGATAAAGGAATGGCTACTATCTGACTTATATAACTTAAATCGTTACAATTTGAAAGAATGGCTGCCCTTTAAAAACAGTCATCAAAAAGCATTTGAAGATGTTTATCGTAATACTATCGCTTTAAATGACAACCACTTACTAGTGGGATGGTATAAAGGCACGCAACTATTAGCTATGTGTGATGGTGAAGTTTGTGAAAAAACTTTTTTTGTAAAAAATATCTTAAGTGTGTCACAGGCCTTTGGATTTAAAGAATGTTTGATGATGCTTGAAAAAATTGTAAAAAGTCGTCGCTTAACCACGATATATTTACCTGATTTTTCAGATGTTTCTTTGGCAAAAGAAAGACTACTTCGCTTAGGTTTTGTTAAACAATCTTCTCCCAAAGAAGGTTACTACTACACAGTGACTTATCATACGGGTATTGTGTTAGGTGGCGGAGGAGCAAGAGGTTCTTATCAAGTCGGTGCGTGGCATGCGCTTAAAGAAATGGGAATTAAGTATGATTTAGTTAGCGGCACTTCTGTTGGAGCATTGAATGGTGCTTTTATGGTTCAGGGGAATTTAGAGGATGCTGAAGAGATGTGGCGTAACATTGCAACGAAAAAAATCCTTAATTTATCATTAGATGAAACAGAACATAAAACAAGAGAAAAATTAATTAAAGGTGTGAAGGTATTAACTTCGTCAGCTTTAAAAGAAAATGGCGTTGATAGCACACCGCTTTATCATATGATTGAAACAATGGTTGATGAAGAAAAAATGTTTGATCCTAATAAAAAACCAATAGAATTTTATTTTATTGCGACATTAGCCCCTAAAATGGAAGAAGTGGTAGTGTCTTTAAGTGATATTCAAAAAGAAGAGTTAAGTAAGTGGTTGCTTGCGACCTCCTCTTTTTATCCGGCAATGAAAGCTTGTGAGATTAATGGTCAATACTATATTGATGGAGGCTATCGCAATAATATCCCTAAAGATGTTTTGGTAAAACATGGGGCAACAGAACTTATTGTGATTGACGTTAAAGGGCCTGGTTTTATTAAACCAACAAGAGTACCAAGAGATGTGACTGAAACGTTAGTTAGTAGTAAATGGGGATTAGGAGCAGTTTTGTTATTTGATAAAGAACGAGCGGTTTGGAATATGCAGCAAGGCTATCTTGATACCATGAAAGCTTTCCATGTGTATGAAGGAACGTGGTATGCTATTAAATCTACGACATATAAAAAAGAAATCATCACATTAACTAAACATTTTTTAGCGTATCTTAAAACAAGTAAGGACGTAAAAAAATTAGGGAAAAAAATATCTGTTCAATGGATTATGCAACATCACATTCAACCAGAAGTATTTGGTGTGTTTTTATTAGAAGAAACAGCTAAAATGTTTTTAGTGGACCCTTCAAAAGTTTATTCATTACAAGAATTGGAACAAGAGCTAGTTAAATCATTTGATGAAAAGAAAGAACTTGTTGATGAGAATATGCTTATATCCTTAGGTGAATGGATGATTGATTATGTTAAGCAGACAGTTCCTTTTTCTGAAAAAACAGTGTTAGAATATGCCTATCATTTAATAGATGAAAAATCAGATATTGTGGAACGATTATTTGAAGTGAGTTGGAGACAAGTATTACAAGCAATGTTTATTAGATTTTTAAAGGAGAGAAACAAATGA
- a CDS encoding YdbC family protein produces MSQEFSYDILEEIAVLSENTKGWTKELNLISWNGRPAKFDLRDWAPNHEKMGKGITLTNEEFAALKETLTKM; encoded by the coding sequence ATGAGCCAAGAATTTTCTTATGACATTTTAGAAGAGATTGCTGTATTATCAGAAAATACAAAAGGATGGACAAAAGAGTTGAATCTAATTAGTTGGAACGGTCGTCCAGCTAAATTTGATTTGCGAGATTGGGCACCTAACCATGAAAAGATGGGTAAAGGAATCACTTTAACCAACGAAGAGTTTGCAGCATTAAAAGAAACATTAACAAAAATGTAG
- a CDS encoding YicC/YloC family endoribonuclease — translation MKSMTGYGHGECQKTDYQIVVDIKSVNHRFLDAQVRLPREYNHIELELKNKLKDQLSRGRVECFITLTKEAASSQELSINWAVLDALVKEVAEAEFHRYQDQPFSAEKFLEGAVMHPSIVEVKEKKEATDEIEIDLIKTFNEALDALYVSRQTEGTGLHSFFEEYINLLKEELNRVLLKTNELKQEHYDKLKQKMEELMTETLVDESRLLSEVAILVDKGDVTEELDRLSVHLQSMEQLIEKESPIGKEMDFLIQEMNREVNTIGSKSTNLDVKSSVIQLKTLIEKIREQVQNIE, via the coding sequence ATGAAAAGTATGACAGGATACGGCCATGGCGAATGCCAAAAAACTGATTATCAGATAGTTGTGGACATAAAATCTGTTAATCATCGTTTTTTAGATGCACAAGTTCGTTTGCCAAGAGAGTATAACCATATTGAACTTGAGTTAAAAAATAAATTAAAAGACCAATTATCACGAGGTCGTGTAGAGTGTTTTATTACGTTAACCAAAGAAGCAGCGTCATCACAGGAATTAAGTATTAATTGGGCTGTATTAGATGCTTTAGTTAAAGAGGTGGCAGAGGCAGAATTCCATCGTTACCAAGACCAACCTTTTTCTGCTGAGAAGTTTTTAGAAGGGGCGGTCATGCATCCATCTATTGTCGAGGTAAAAGAGAAAAAAGAGGCAACAGATGAGATAGAAATTGATTTAATTAAAACATTTAATGAAGCTCTAGATGCCTTGTATGTTAGTCGCCAAACGGAAGGAACAGGGTTACACTCTTTTTTTGAAGAATATATTAATCTGCTTAAAGAAGAGCTAAACCGTGTATTGCTAAAAACAAATGAGCTGAAACAAGAGCATTATGATAAATTAAAACAAAAAATGGAAGAACTCATGACAGAGACATTAGTTGATGAATCACGTTTACTTAGCGAAGTCGCTATTTTAGTTGATAAAGGAGATGTCACAGAAGAGTTAGATCGATTAAGTGTGCATCTTCAATCAATGGAACAATTAATTGAAAAAGAATCACCTATTGGAAAAGAAATGGATTTTCTGATTCAGGAGATGAATCGAGAAGTCAATACGATTGGTTCAAAATCAACTAACTTGGATGTTAAATCCAGTGTGATTCAGCTAAAGACATTGATTGAAAAAATCAGAGAACAAGTTCAGAATATTGAATAA
- the gmk gene encoding guanylate kinase, whose protein sequence is MPERGLLIVLSGPSGVGKGTVRKALFEKDDNQFEYSISMTTRNKREGEVEGVDYFFRSKEEFEQLISEGKMLEYAEYVGNYYGTPLDYVNKTLDEGKDVFLEIEVQGAMKVKEKMPDGVFIFLTPPDFSELKARIVNRGTDELAVIEKRMTKAKEEIEMMRHYDYAVVNDEVELAVQRIKKIIESEHYRVNHVIDRYENMLKEL, encoded by the coding sequence ATGCCAGAACGAGGGTTATTAATTGTATTATCCGGTCCATCCGGCGTAGGAAAAGGGACTGTCAGAAAAGCGTTATTTGAGAAAGATGATAATCAATTTGAGTATTCTATTTCAATGACAACACGCAATAAACGCGAAGGTGAAGTCGAAGGTGTGGATTATTTCTTTCGATCAAAAGAAGAGTTTGAGCAGTTAATTTCTGAAGGTAAAATGTTAGAATATGCTGAGTATGTTGGAAATTATTATGGTACACCACTTGATTATGTGAATAAGACACTAGACGAAGGTAAAGATGTCTTTTTAGAGATTGAAGTGCAAGGAGCCATGAAAGTCAAAGAAAAAATGCCAGATGGTGTCTTTATTTTTTTAACCCCTCCAGATTTTAGTGAATTAAAAGCACGAATCGTTAATCGTGGAACAGATGAGTTAGCAGTTATTGAAAAACGAATGACTAAAGCAAAAGAAGAAATCGAAATGATGCGTCATTATGACTATGCGGTAGTCAACGATGAGGTTGAATTAGCAGTACAACGGATTAAAAAAATTATTGAAAGCGAGCATTACCGTGTGAACCATGTGATTGATCGCTATGAAAATATGTTAAAGGAGTTATAA
- the rpoZ gene encoding DNA-directed RNA polymerase subunit omega, whose translation MLYPSIDSLLEQVDSKYSLVILASKRAHELDEGAQPMIEPDKFVSVKNVGRALEEIAVGDVVIDPNPELKRELLRRQEEEKKALKRREHQELEARIQFEKKM comes from the coding sequence ATGTTATATCCATCAATAGATTCATTATTAGAGCAAGTCGATTCAAAATATTCATTGGTTATTTTAGCAAGTAAAAGAGCACATGAACTAGACGAAGGTGCTCAACCAATGATTGAACCAGATAAATTTGTTTCAGTTAAAAATGTTGGCCGTGCGTTAGAAGAAATCGCTGTGGGAGATGTGGTTATTGACCCAAATCCAGAGCTAAAAAGAGAATTACTTAGAAGACAAGAAGAAGAGAAAAAAGCATTAAAACGACGCGAACATCAAGAACTTGAAGCACGCATCCAATTTGAGAAAAAAATGTAA
- the priA gene encoding primosomal protein N' yields MSKIAHVIVDVPIMQTDQPFTYLVPQEIDEAVEVGVRVEVPFGNGNRHIQGFVVGIDFLNNQTEDSDQLKPLVGVLDLHPVVNDELLQLADEMAKTTFAFKITCLQTMLPSVMRSTYKKWLVAVKDVPQHIEEEVFLGLGERDWEEIKESSYLSELHRLRQAGCVDVRYEVTTKNKVKTMKVVTANLPREMLLDIQANTRKNAHQKHRLLNFFIDAQEGEFSVKELVEEHDLSRQVIKEAAELGWLLEEEREVYRDPYKDRVFQQDEALVLNDEQQVALDRVTKATSENKNEVFLLEGITGSGKTEVYLQAISNVLDEGKTAIMLVPEISLTPQTVTRFKRRFGDKVAVLHSGLSQGEKYDEWRKIERKEAQVVVGARSAVFAPLENIGLIIIDEEHETSYKQDESPRYHARNLAIWRGEYHRCPVLLGSATPSLESRARAQKNVYHLLQLTKRASDNAILPTVSVVDMRRELKQGVTGSFSTPLLTELTERLEKKEQSVLMLNRRGYSSFMMCRDCGYVLPCPNCDISLTLHMDTKSMKCHYCGHEEGIPQCCPICDSKKIRYYGTGTQKVEEELQQLLPDARILRMDVDTTRKKGSHERLLQKFEAQEADILLGTQMIAKGLDFPNVTLVGVLNADTALNLPDFRSSERTFQLLTQVSGRAGRGEKLGQVIIQTFNPEHYAITLAKNQHYEAFYQHEMNLRRQGKYPPYYYTVQLVVSHEEELQAAKKMHEIANKIKQALTPQAIILGPTPKPMARMNRRYFYQTVIKYRFEENLGRVLEEILQESQKDIRSGLRVSIDMEPQHFI; encoded by the coding sequence ATGTCAAAGATAGCACACGTGATAGTTGATGTTCCAATCATGCAAACAGATCAGCCATTTACCTACCTTGTGCCACAAGAAATTGATGAGGCAGTTGAAGTTGGTGTACGCGTTGAAGTGCCGTTTGGGAATGGAAATCGCCACATACAAGGGTTTGTTGTAGGAATTGATTTCTTAAATAATCAAACAGAAGATAGTGATCAATTAAAACCTTTAGTAGGTGTTTTAGATTTGCATCCAGTTGTTAATGACGAATTACTTCAACTAGCAGATGAAATGGCAAAAACCACATTTGCATTTAAAATTACGTGTTTGCAAACGATGTTACCAAGTGTGATGCGTTCGACATACAAAAAGTGGTTAGTAGCGGTAAAAGATGTGCCACAGCACATAGAAGAAGAGGTTTTTTTAGGCCTTGGAGAACGAGATTGGGAAGAAATCAAGGAATCATCCTATTTGTCAGAATTACACCGGTTAAGACAAGCAGGTTGTGTCGATGTTCGCTATGAAGTGACGACTAAAAATAAAGTTAAAACAATGAAAGTCGTTACAGCAAATTTACCTAGAGAAATGCTATTAGATATTCAAGCAAATACTAGAAAAAATGCACATCAAAAGCATCGATTACTTAATTTTTTTATTGACGCTCAAGAAGGTGAGTTTTCAGTGAAAGAATTGGTTGAAGAGCATGATTTATCACGACAAGTTATTAAAGAAGCAGCTGAATTAGGTTGGCTATTGGAAGAAGAACGAGAAGTGTACCGCGATCCTTATAAAGATAGAGTGTTTCAGCAAGACGAAGCGCTAGTTTTAAATGATGAGCAACAAGTTGCACTCGATAGAGTGACAAAAGCTACATCTGAAAACAAAAATGAGGTATTTTTATTAGAAGGGATCACTGGTAGTGGGAAAACAGAAGTCTATCTTCAAGCAATCTCAAATGTTTTAGATGAAGGAAAGACAGCCATTATGTTAGTTCCTGAAATTTCTTTAACGCCTCAAACCGTGACGCGATTTAAACGACGCTTTGGTGATAAAGTCGCAGTGTTACATAGCGGCTTATCTCAAGGCGAAAAATATGATGAATGGCGTAAAATAGAACGTAAAGAAGCTCAAGTTGTAGTTGGAGCAAGATCGGCAGTATTTGCTCCTTTAGAAAATATCGGGTTAATTATTATTGATGAGGAACATGAAACAAGTTACAAGCAAGATGAATCACCGAGGTATCATGCTAGAAACTTAGCGATTTGGCGTGGGGAGTATCATCGTTGTCCAGTGTTACTTGGAAGTGCGACCCCATCTTTAGAATCACGAGCAAGGGCACAAAAAAATGTGTATCACTTGTTACAGTTAACCAAACGAGCTTCGGACAATGCTATTTTACCAACTGTATCAGTGGTAGACATGCGACGTGAGTTGAAACAAGGTGTCACAGGTAGTTTTTCAACACCTTTATTAACTGAATTGACTGAGCGCCTAGAGAAAAAAGAGCAGTCGGTCTTGATGTTAAATCGTCGTGGGTATTCTTCCTTCATGATGTGTCGAGATTGTGGTTATGTTCTGCCTTGTCCAAATTGTGATATCTCATTAACGCTTCACATGGATACAAAATCAATGAAGTGTCATTATTGTGGTCATGAAGAAGGTATTCCACAATGTTGCCCAATTTGTGATAGTAAAAAAATTCGTTATTATGGGACTGGGACACAAAAAGTCGAAGAAGAACTGCAACAATTATTACCAGATGCTAGAATTTTACGAATGGATGTTGATACGACACGTAAAAAAGGGAGTCACGAACGATTATTACAAAAGTTTGAAGCTCAAGAAGCAGATATTTTACTTGGCACACAAATGATAGCAAAAGGACTCGATTTTCCGAATGTGACGTTAGTTGGTGTGTTAAATGCAGATACAGCATTAAATCTACCTGATTTTCGTTCAAGTGAGCGGACGTTTCAGTTATTAACACAAGTAAGTGGTCGTGCCGGACGTGGAGAAAAACTAGGTCAAGTGATTATTCAAACCTTTAACCCAGAACATTACGCGATTACTTTAGCAAAAAATCAGCATTACGAAGCATTTTATCAGCATGAGATGAATTTGCGAAGACAAGGGAAATACCCACCTTACTATTACACCGTGCAACTTGTGGTGAGCCATGAAGAAGAGCTTCAAGCAGCAAAAAAAATGCACGAGATAGCAAATAAAATAAAACAAGCCTTAACACCACAAGCCATCATTTTAGGGCCAACACCAAAACCAATGGCCAGGATGAATCGTCGTTACTTTTATCAAACGGTGATAAAATATCGATTTGAAGAAAATTTAGGGCGAGTACTAGAAGAAATATTACAAGAGAGTCAAAAAGATATTAGAAGCGGCTTGCGCGTTAGTATCGATATGGAACCACAGCATTTTATTTAG
- the def gene encoding peptide deformylase: protein MRDIIKYPNTVLTTPTKKVTEIDDELIDLLDDMHAIMLEKDGIGLAANQVGVSSRVAIVHIDDESGIFEMINPEIIKKSGKTIDVEGCLSFPEVYGTVERFDDITVRFVDREGYEVEVEASDYLSRVMQHEIEHLDGGLFIDKIIERLSPDELIDYMEEHGYD from the coding sequence ATGAGAGACATAATAAAATATCCTAACACTGTATTAACTACCCCGACAAAAAAAGTGACAGAAATTGATGATGAGTTGATAGATTTATTAGATGACATGCATGCCATTATGCTTGAAAAAGATGGAATAGGACTTGCAGCTAACCAAGTTGGCGTGTCATCTCGAGTGGCCATTGTCCATATAGATGACGAATCAGGTATCTTTGAGATGATTAATCCAGAAATTATAAAAAAATCAGGAAAAACCATTGATGTCGAAGGGTGTTTAAGCTTTCCAGAAGTTTATGGAACAGTGGAGAGATTTGATGATATTACAGTGAGATTTGTTGATAGAGAAGGATATGAAGTTGAGGTTGAGGCCTCAGATTATTTATCACGTGTGATGCAACATGAGATAGAACATTTGGATGGTGGGCTATTTATTGATAAAATAATAGAAAGACTATCACCAGATGAATTAATTGATTACATGGAGGAACATGGTTATGACTAA